The following are encoded together in the Vibrio splendidus genome:
- a CDS encoding glycosyltransferase family 2 protein gives MKNQTIAVLLPCYNEAGAVGKTVTSFQQALPNSTIYVYDNNSTDNTIEEAMQAGAIVRHESRQGKGEVVRRMFSDVEADIYVMADGDDTYDASICPALIEQLNNEKLDMIIGSRERSSGAYPKGHIFGNKMFSSLINRGFNAQLSDVFSGYRIMSRRFVKSVPIFSDGFQIETELTVHALHHNMSIKEVSTQYQSRPEGTSSKLNTLSDGLKILNFILFLLRDVKPMFFFGVLSILLGLISLSLGIPVIVEFVDTGLVARLPTAVLSSSIALIAVMSFFCGLILDNVSRGRREMRILSILRFKDDK, from the coding sequence ATGAAAAACCAAACCATTGCTGTGTTACTCCCGTGCTATAACGAAGCTGGTGCGGTCGGAAAAACGGTCACTTCTTTTCAACAAGCTTTACCTAATTCTACTATTTATGTTTATGACAACAATTCAACTGACAACACGATAGAAGAGGCGATGCAAGCCGGTGCTATTGTTCGACATGAGTCTCGTCAAGGGAAGGGGGAAGTCGTTAGGCGTATGTTCTCTGATGTTGAGGCTGATATTTACGTGATGGCCGATGGTGATGACACTTACGATGCGTCTATATGTCCGGCTTTGATCGAGCAATTAAATAATGAAAAGCTCGATATGATTATTGGAAGCCGAGAGCGCTCTTCAGGTGCGTATCCTAAAGGACATATATTCGGCAATAAAATGTTCTCTTCACTTATCAATCGGGGATTTAACGCCCAATTAAGTGATGTTTTTTCGGGCTATCGGATTATGAGTCGCCGGTTTGTTAAATCAGTCCCGATTTTTAGTGATGGTTTTCAAATTGAAACCGAACTCACCGTGCATGCATTACATCATAATATGTCCATTAAAGAAGTCTCAACTCAGTACCAATCTAGACCTGAAGGGACTTCCAGTAAACTGAACACCTTGAGTGATGGCCTCAAGATCCTCAACTTTATCTTGTTCTTATTGAGAGATGTAAAACCAATGTTTTTCTTTGGCGTGCTCTCGATATTGCTTGGTCTTATTTCATTGAGCTTAGGTATTCCCGTTATTGTTGAATTCGTTGACACGGGTTTAGTGGCAAGGCTACCTACAGCTGTTTTGTCTAGCTCAATAGCTTTGATCGCTGTGATGTCTTTTTTCTGCGGTTTGATACTCGATAACGTATCACGAGGTAGGCGAGAGATGAGAATACTCTCTATTTTAAGATTTAAGGACGATAAATAA
- the chrA gene encoding chromate efflux transporter has translation MLSIFKTFFWLGWISFGGPAAHIGYFRKTFVEKLNWLSDEEYGQIVALSQFLPGPGSSQVGFAVGYKKGGLTGAIAAFVGFTSPSVILMLILALVSNQLLEAPLFISIIHGLKLLAVVVVADATFGMYKNFCQSKIATALCVITAIVLLLIPGIWPQVLVLLFASMVGSKFLTSHELKTVPSTHKISLTPLVIFVALLVGLPLFSAYSQGIEVFGLFYQAGSLVFGGGHVVLPLLQNGIGDQLSQDAFLTGYAAAQAVPGPMFTLATYLGYVLMPSAPITGALLATIAVFLPGFLLLLGVLKNWQAIASKPLVAGALTGVNAAVVGLLLAALYQPIFTSAVSSSLDFALIIVGVWLLKTVKMPIVGLVGIFMLLGAITGLAI, from the coding sequence ATGCTTTCAATTTTTAAAACCTTTTTCTGGCTTGGCTGGATTAGCTTCGGTGGACCAGCGGCACACATTGGCTACTTCCGTAAAACCTTTGTTGAGAAACTGAATTGGTTATCCGACGAAGAGTACGGGCAAATTGTCGCCCTCAGTCAATTTCTGCCGGGTCCAGGCTCAAGTCAGGTTGGCTTCGCGGTTGGTTACAAAAAAGGTGGCTTAACCGGTGCGATTGCCGCATTTGTAGGCTTCACCTCCCCTTCTGTCATCCTAATGTTGATATTGGCCTTAGTGAGCAATCAGTTGTTGGAAGCACCGCTTTTCATTTCTATCATCCACGGACTTAAGCTACTCGCGGTCGTGGTTGTGGCTGACGCCACTTTCGGCATGTACAAAAACTTTTGCCAATCAAAGATAGCAACAGCACTGTGTGTGATCACCGCGATTGTTCTGCTTTTAATTCCTGGGATCTGGCCTCAGGTATTAGTTCTATTGTTTGCTTCTATGGTTGGCAGTAAGTTCTTAACCTCACACGAATTAAAAACAGTACCTTCGACGCACAAGATATCGTTAACACCACTCGTGATTTTCGTTGCTTTACTGGTTGGTCTGCCTCTATTCAGTGCTTACTCTCAAGGCATTGAAGTATTTGGCTTGTTCTACCAAGCAGGCAGCTTGGTATTCGGTGGCGGTCACGTGGTTCTTCCGTTGTTACAGAATGGCATTGGTGACCAACTGTCTCAAGATGCCTTCCTAACAGGCTATGCCGCAGCGCAAGCCGTACCGGGCCCGATGTTTACGTTAGCCACTTACCTCGGTTATGTATTAATGCCATCAGCACCGATCACAGGGGCACTGCTCGCAACGATTGCGGTGTTCTTACCGGGCTTCTTGCTGCTACTGGGTGTATTGAAGAACTGGCAGGCAATTGCGAGTAAGCCTCTAGTAGCTGGGGCGCTTACAGGTGTGAATGCGGCTGTAGTCGGTTTATTACTTGCGGCTCTATACCAACCCATCTTCACAAGTGCAGTGAGTAGCAGCTTAGACTTCGCTCTGATCATTGTTGGTGTTTGGCTATTGAAAACCGTGAAGATGCCGATTGTAGGTTTAGTGGGGATCTTCATGTTATTGGGTGCGATTACCGGTCTCGCAATCTAA
- a CDS encoding LysR family transcriptional regulator, whose translation MADFNWKGIDLNLLIALQALYKTNSVSKAAGRCYVSQSAMSHSLQRLRKLFDDPLFERVGSKMEATDRAIELSSTVDALLNTIQSEVLLSKRFEVDSYRGSWKIGLTDYAEQMFGPMIFDFIKQVSPSSQVAFFNVNRTNYQQVFEEAKLDIAIGSFGEVPKLYGTELLYTEQHVCLLDESVLDVELPMSLQSFVSVEHALVSPNGALKTAVDTKLAELGYTRKVAIASSNFLTVKRLISGRKLLCIVPKLVARNAPNVDSSLIAVTPPIDVPDFDIQLVYRKGKQLDDKNTHLRKVISQAVEIVIAVK comes from the coding sequence GTGGCTGATTTTAACTGGAAAGGAATTGACCTTAACTTATTGATTGCACTGCAGGCTTTGTATAAGACGAATAGCGTGAGTAAGGCTGCTGGGCGTTGTTATGTCAGCCAATCTGCGATGAGTCATAGCTTACAAAGACTGAGAAAGCTGTTTGATGACCCTTTGTTTGAGCGTGTCGGTAGCAAGATGGAAGCGACCGACCGAGCCATTGAATTATCAAGCACCGTCGATGCGTTGCTTAATACTATTCAATCTGAAGTTCTGTTGTCCAAAAGGTTTGAAGTTGATAGTTATAGAGGCAGCTGGAAAATAGGGCTGACCGATTACGCTGAACAGATGTTTGGCCCAATGATCTTTGACTTTATTAAGCAAGTTTCGCCAAGCTCTCAAGTCGCGTTTTTCAACGTTAATCGAACCAATTATCAGCAGGTATTTGAAGAGGCTAAGCTAGATATTGCGATAGGCAGTTTTGGTGAAGTGCCTAAATTGTATGGCACAGAACTTCTCTATACTGAGCAACATGTCTGCTTGCTTGATGAATCGGTGTTGGATGTTGAGTTGCCTATGTCACTACAATCATTTGTCTCTGTGGAGCACGCCTTAGTATCGCCTAATGGAGCCCTAAAAACCGCAGTTGATACTAAATTGGCTGAGCTGGGCTACACCAGAAAAGTGGCAATCGCATCGAGCAACTTCTTAACGGTAAAGCGATTGATCAGTGGCAGAAAACTATTGTGTATTGTGCCTAAGTTAGTCGCTAGAAACGCCCCTAATGTCGACAGTTCACTGATAGCTGTCACCCCGCCAATAGACGTTCCTGATTTTGATATACAGCTTGTTTATCGTAAGGGAAAGCAATTAGACGACAAGAATACTCACTTGAGAAAAGTGATCTCCCAGGCGGTTGAGATTGTCATTGCTGTTAAGTGA